The DNA region CGTAGAAGACCGGCCTGGTCACCCCGGCCGCGCGGCAGATGTCGCTCACCGTGGCGTGCTGGTACCCGTGTTGCGCCACCGTGTGCACCAACCCGTCGAGCAGGCGCTCCCGCTGGGTGGCGGCGACCACGTCGGGGGGCAGCCGGCTCGGACCTCTTTTGATCGACCGGGCGGGGTCGCGACCAGTGCGCGCGCCGGGCAGGAGCACCACGTCCACACTTCGAGCAGACTCCGGTTTCATCGCCAACTCCTGTGTTCTGTCTTGACATTGACGCGACGTCCGGTTTACAACACTGACGGGTTTCCAATCTGCGGCCAGGCCGCCGGAGACCCGCACGCGTTCCGACTGCCCAGTATGGCGAACGCATGCCCGGCGGTGGCAGCCGCCGACGTGCACCCGGCACGCCCTAGCACCCGTCCCACCCCGGGCGTGCCATCCGCACCACCCGTACCCCCGCCGTACCTCGCCGTACTCCGCCGTACCCCCGCCGCGTCCCGGCGTACCGCCCGGTCCCCCGCCCCACCCATGGCGTCGGACCGCGCCGCACCCCGACGCGCCGCGGCGTACGGGCGGGCCCGTGGCGCCGGGCCCGCCGAGTCATCGTCCGCGGTGCCACGTCACCCGCACATCCGCACCACCCCGTCACGGTCGCTCCCGGCCGGCCACCGCCGTACGCCACCCCCACGCGACCCCGCGGGCTCCCCCACCCGACTCCGTCCGGAGAGGCACACCCTCATGCGCATCCGCCGTACCCTCGGTACCGCCGCCCTCGCCGCCGCCGCGGTGCTGGCCGCCGGCACCGTCACCCCCGCCCAGGCCGCCGGCCCCGCCGTGCTGACCCACACCGCTCCCGGCGGCCCGAACGTCGCCGTCGGCGACGTCCTCACCGCCAACCTGGTGGCCGGCGGCTTCGCCACCTTCTACTCCAGCGCGACCGGCACGAGCGGCATCAAGTGCGCCACCTCGTCCTTCTCCGCGACCGTCACCGGCAACCCGGCCGCCCCGGGCGTGGCCACCGAGCAGCTCAACAGCCACATCTTCGGCTCCTGCACCGCCAACGTCGTCGGCGTCACCAGCGTGCAGAGCATCACGGTCAACAACCTGCCCTACACCAACTCGGTCAGCGACGCGGCCGGCAACCCCGTCAGCCTCAGCCCGACCGCGGCCGGACCGCTGCAGACCACCGTCGTGCTGAAGACCATCCTCGGCACCATCACCTGCGTCTACCGCGCGCCCGGCAGCATCGCCGGCACCACCAGCAACGTCGGCCAGACCATCGGCTTCGCCTCCCAGGCCTTCCCGAAGGTCTCCGGCCCGAGCACCTGCTTCCCGACCGGCTACTTCAGCGCGACCTACGGGCCGGTGACCGACAGCTCGGTGCCCGGCAACCCGCACATCTACATCAACTGACCCTCCGGGCAGGGCCCTCGGCACCTGCGCGCGGCGTGCGGCGACCCCGGTCACCGCACGCCGTCCGGCGCCCGGCCCCTCCCGGGAGCGCACCCCTTCCGTGGACCGGCACCCCTCCCGGTCCACGGGCCCTCCTCCGCCACCCGGCCCGGCCCCGGCCCGCCGGCCCGCCAGCCCGAGGGAGCCCGAGGAGCCCGGCGGGCGAACCGCGGCGGCTCCCGGGACAGCGAAGTGACCCACCGGTAGGGTGCTGGCGACAGGCACCGTGATCGACGGGAATGGGGCACGCATGGACCGCGAGGGCACGGGGTTCTTCGAGTCGGTGGCCGACACGGCCGCGCGGCTCGCCGAGGCCGGCTACCTGGCCTCGACCGAGGTCGCCACCACCGTCTTCCTCGCCGACCGGCTCGGCAAGCCGCTCCTGGTCGAGGGCCCCGCGGGTGTCGGGAAGACCGAACTCGCCAAGGCCGTCGCCGCGATCGGCCGCGCCCGACTGGTCCGGCTCCAGTGCTACGAGGGCATCGACGAGGCCCGCGCGCTCTACGAGTGGAACCACGCCAAGCAGCTGCTCCGGATCACCGCCGGGCGGGAGGAGGGCTGGGACCAGGCCCGCACCGACATCTTCGGCGAGGAGTTCCTGCTCACCCGCCCCCTCCTGACCGCCATCCGCGGCGACGAGCCGACCGTGCTGCTGATCGACGAGATGGACAAGGCCGACGTCGAGGTGGAGGCGCTCCTGCTCGAAGTCCTCAGCGACTTCCAGGTCACCGTGCCGGAGCTGGGCACCATCACCGCCCGCCGGCGCCCGTTCGTGCTGCTCACCTCCAACGCCACCCGGGAGCTCTCGGAGGCACTGCGCCGCCGCTGCCTCTTCCTCCACCTCGGCTACCCGGAGGCCGAGCTGGAGCGCCGCATCGTCCGCTCCAGGGTGCCCGGGCTGGACGCCGCGCTGGCCGACTCGCTGGTCCGGGTGGTCGGTGCGCTGCGGGCCATGGAGCTGCGCAAGGCCCCGTCCGTGGCCGAGACCGTCGACTGGGCCCGCACCCTGCTCGCGCTCGGCGCCGGCACCCTCGACGAGGCCCTGGTCCGCTCCACCCTCGGGGTGGTCCTCAAGCACCAGGACGACGTGCTGAAGGCCGCACAGAAGCTCACCCCGGCATGATCCCCGGCCCGACGCCGGCGGCCACCGGGGGCACGGACCCCGCGCCGCCCGGCACCGCCGACCTCGCCGCCCGGCTCACCGGCTTCGTCCGGGCCCTGCGCGGCCACGGCCTGCGGATCGGACCGGCCGAGACGGTGGACGCCGCCGCCGTGCTCGACGTCCTCGGCCTCGCCGACCGGGACCAGGTCCGGGCCGGCCTGGCCGCCGCACTGCTGCGGACCGACGGGCAGCGGCCGGTCTTCGACGCCGCCTTCGACCTGTTCTTCCCGCTCGGCGTCGGGACGCCGGAGGCCGTCCGGCAGCGCACCGGCCGGGACGCGTCCGGCGCACCGGACGCCGCCGATCCGCCGTCACCGGACCCCTGGCCCCCGCACGCCGCCTCCCCGGACCACCCCGCCCCGGACCCGGCGGCGCTCCGGGAGGACCTCCGGGCCCGGCTGGCGGCCGCGCTCGCCGCCGACGACCGGGCCGCCCAGGTCCGACTCGCCGGCGAGGTGGTGGCCGCCTTCGGCCGGTACGGCAGCGGCGGGGCCTCCGGCACGCCCGGGGCGAACGGCTGGTCCGCCCACCAGGCGCTCGGCCGCCTCGCACCCGAAACCCTGCTGGCCCGCATCCTCGCGGCGCTGCGCGCGGGCGCCGACGGCTCCGGCCCGTCGGGCCCGGACGGCGCTTCCGGCGCCTCCGGCATTCCGGGCGCGGACGTCGCCGACCAGGTGCTCCCCGACGAGATCCGCCGCCGCATCCAGGCGTTCCGCGCGATGGTCGCCACCGAGGCCCGCCGCCGCGCGGCCGAACTGCGCGGCACCGAGCAGGTCGCCGCACGGGCCGTCGCCCCCACCGCCGACCGGATCGACTTCCTCGCCGCCGGCCGCGACCAGCTCGCCGAACTCCGGCGGACCGTCCACCCCCTGGCCCGGAAGCTGGCCACCCGGCTGGCCGCGCGGCGGCGCCGGGCCGCGCGCGGCCGGATCGACCTGCGCCGCACGCTGCGCCGTTCGCTCTCCACCGGCGGGGTCCCGCTGCGCCCCGCGTACCGGCTGCGGCGGCCGGCCCGCCCCGAGCTGGTGCTGCTCTGCGACGTCTCCGGGTCGGTGGCGGGCTTCGCCGACTTCACCATGCTGCTCGTCCAGGCGATGCGCGACCAGTTCAGCCGGGTCCGGGTGTTCGCCTTCGTCAACCGCACCGCCGAGGTGACCGGCCTGCTCACCAGGGGCGGCGGCGACCCCGCCGGCCTGGCCCGACGGATCCTCACCGAGGCCGCGGTGATGGGCTACCACGGCAACAGCGACTACGGCTCGGCCCTCGGCGGGTTCGCCGAGCACCACCTGGACGCCGTCGGCCCGCGGACCAGCGTGCTCGTCCTCGGCGACGCCCGGAACAACCACCGGGACCCCAACCTCCCCGCCCTCCGCCTGATCGCCGGGCGGGCCCGCCGCGTCTACTGGCTCAACCCCGAGCAGCCCTCCCTCTGGGGCACCGGCGACTCCGCCGCCCCCGCCTACGCCGGTGTCGTGGAGATGCACTCCTGCCGCAACGCCCGCCGCCTGGGCGAGTTCATCGCCCGCCTGCTGCCGGTCTGACGGACCGCGCGACGGGACGCCCGCGAGGCCTCCCCCGACGGGAGCGGCCCCCGGCGGTCGCGGCCCCCGGGCGTCGCGGCCGTCCTCAGCCGTCGAGGTGCCGGAGGAAGTCGAGCAGCGCCGCCGTCACCTCGGCCGGCCGCTCCTGCTGGGTCCAGTGCCCGGCGCCCGGGAGCGTGACGCGGCGGTGCAGCTTGGGCACCATGGTGTCGAGCAGCTTGCCCAGTGCCTCCTCGGAGATCATCGCCGACACCAGGTCCCGGTCGCCGGCGACGTAGAGGGCCGGCACCTCGACCACGCGGCCGACGAGTCCGGCGAGCAGTTCGTTGTTGCGGTCGATGTTGCGGTACCAGTTGAGGCCGCCGGTGAAGGCGTGCTCGCCGTGTTCCGCGTAGTCGGCGACGAAGGCCTCGATGTCGGCCTCGGAGAGCCAGTCGGGCAGCTTCTCGGGCTCGGGGACGGTGTCGCGGAACGTCCGGCCCTCGGGCACCGTCCAGGTCTCGGGCCGTTCCGCGCCGGGGCGGTCGCCGGAGCCGCCGAAGAGCATGCGGCGGAAGGTGGAGTGCAGGTCCTCCGCGAGTTCCGCGTCGGCGACGCCGGGGCGCTGGAAGTAGATCTGGTAGAAGCCCTCGCCGTAGAGTTCGCGGGCCTGCGCCAGCGGCGGCGGGCCGAACGTCGGGAGCGGCGGGACGCTCAGCCCCGCCACCCCGCGGACCAGGTCGGGGCGGAGCGTGGCGGTGGTCCAGGCGACGGGGGCGCCCCAGTCGTGGCCGACCAGAACGGCGCGCTCCTCGCCGAGGGCGCCGATCAGGGCACTGGCGTCACCCACCAGGTGGAGCAGGGTGTAGGCGTCGACGGACGCGGGCTGCTCGCTGCGGGCGTACCCGCGCTGGTCCACGGCGACCACGCGGTAGCCCGCCTCGGCGAGCGGGGCGAACTGGTGCCGCCAGGAGTACCAGCTCTCCGGGAACCCGTGCAGCAGCAGGACCAGCGGCCCCTCCCCCTGCTCCGCGACGTGCAGCCGGACTCCGTTCACCTCGACGTG from Kitasatospora sp. NBC_00458 includes:
- a CDS encoding Tat pathway signal sequence domain protein, with product MRIRRTLGTAALAAAAVLAAGTVTPAQAAGPAVLTHTAPGGPNVAVGDVLTANLVAGGFATFYSSATGTSGIKCATSSFSATVTGNPAAPGVATEQLNSHIFGSCTANVVGVTSVQSITVNNLPYTNSVSDAAGNPVSLSPTAAGPLQTTVVLKTILGTITCVYRAPGSIAGTTSNVGQTIGFASQAFPKVSGPSTCFPTGYFSATYGPVTDSSVPGNPHIYIN
- a CDS encoding AAA family ATPase — its product is MDREGTGFFESVADTAARLAEAGYLASTEVATTVFLADRLGKPLLVEGPAGVGKTELAKAVAAIGRARLVRLQCYEGIDEARALYEWNHAKQLLRITAGREEGWDQARTDIFGEEFLLTRPLLTAIRGDEPTVLLIDEMDKADVEVEALLLEVLSDFQVTVPELGTITARRRPFVLLTSNATRELSEALRRRCLFLHLGYPEAELERRIVRSRVPGLDAALADSLVRVVGALRAMELRKAPSVAETVDWARTLLALGAGTLDEALVRSTLGVVLKHQDDVLKAAQKLTPA
- a CDS encoding vWA domain-containing protein, with product MIPGPTPAATGGTDPAPPGTADLAARLTGFVRALRGHGLRIGPAETVDAAAVLDVLGLADRDQVRAGLAAALLRTDGQRPVFDAAFDLFFPLGVGTPEAVRQRTGRDASGAPDAADPPSPDPWPPHAASPDHPAPDPAALREDLRARLAAALAADDRAAQVRLAGEVVAAFGRYGSGGASGTPGANGWSAHQALGRLAPETLLARILAALRAGADGSGPSGPDGASGASGIPGADVADQVLPDEIRRRIQAFRAMVATEARRRAAELRGTEQVAARAVAPTADRIDFLAAGRDQLAELRRTVHPLARKLATRLAARRRRAARGRIDLRRTLRRSLSTGGVPLRPAYRLRRPARPELVLLCDVSGSVAGFADFTMLLVQAMRDQFSRVRVFAFVNRTAEVTGLLTRGGGDPAGLARRILTEAAVMGYHGNSDYGSALGGFAEHHLDAVGPRTSVLVLGDARNNHRDPNLPALRLIAGRARRVYWLNPEQPSLWGTGDSAAPAYAGVVEMHSCRNARRLGEFIARLLPV
- a CDS encoding alpha/beta fold hydrolase translates to MTLQAYGKIAHRHVEVNGVRLHVAEQGEGPLVLLLHGFPESWYSWRHQFAPLAEAGYRVVAVDQRGYARSEQPASVDAYTLLHLVGDASALIGALGEERAVLVGHDWGAPVAWTTATLRPDLVRGVAGLSVPPLPTFGPPPLAQARELYGEGFYQIYFQRPGVADAELAEDLHSTFRRMLFGGSGDRPGAERPETWTVPEGRTFRDTVPEPEKLPDWLSEADIEAFVADYAEHGEHAFTGGLNWYRNIDRNNELLAGLVGRVVEVPALYVAGDRDLVSAMISEEALGKLLDTMVPKLHRRVTLPGAGHWTQQERPAEVTAALLDFLRHLDG